A single region of the Saprospiraceae bacterium genome encodes:
- a CDS encoding META domain-containing protein — MKNSCILGTLLSLFLLSNCKQENPLVDGKIEQTAWELVQMPTKLPGGTTFTLSFEAGTLFGQGPCNRYNATYNASGNELKVFGGIGRTNEDCPVNGELEKQYYNYLANVQIFGFKGEQLVLRTKEGDLVFKNIKFSSTLQ, encoded by the coding sequence ATGAAAAACAGTTGCATCTTAGGCACGCTACTTTCCCTTTTTCTATTGAGCAATTGCAAGCAAGAGAATCCGCTAGTCGATGGTAAGATAGAACAAACCGCTTGGGAATTGGTACAAATGCCTACTAAATTGCCAGGTGGCACCACCTTTACCCTTTCCTTCGAAGCAGGGACCCTCTTCGGGCAAGGTCCTTGCAATCGTTACAATGCAACCTACAATGCAAGTGGCAATGAACTAAAAGTCTTTGGTGGAATAGGACGCACCAATGAAGATTGTCCGGTGAATGGAGAACTCGAAAAGCAATACTATAACTACCTGGCGAATGTCCAAATCTTTGGCTTCAAGGGAGAGCAATTGGTGCTCAGAACGAAAGAAGGAGATTTAGTTTTTAAAAACATTAAATTCTCCAGTACGCTTCAATAA
- a CDS encoding NmrA/HSCARG family protein, with protein sequence MSEIKTIVVCGATGKQGGAVLEALVQSGAWKVVAISRETTSDKAEEIKKKGVPVIQADLADRSSLVNAFKGAYAVYGVTMPLNPKGKLDTEYEWLQGQNIVEACVAKNIQHLVLSTVLYVEEGQEKTLTYVKRKVDIEGLVKEKNIPYTFLCPSSFMDDFGGEYLPVKKNVITGTAANDAKLPHIACRDIGKMAALAFADPDNFKGKKLNLIGDFISGNELAEIATKLSDTKTYKHKPVPLLLMYLFAREWIPLRKHFERWGREPYPEEILRAMKQTRELLPEALTFEQYLKWKGWDKKL encoded by the coding sequence ATGAGCGAAATTAAAACAATAGTAGTGTGTGGAGCTACGGGCAAGCAAGGCGGGGCGGTGCTTGAGGCTCTCGTGCAAAGTGGTGCTTGGAAAGTAGTAGCCATTTCAAGAGAAACCACCAGTGATAAGGCAGAAGAGATTAAGAAAAAGGGAGTTCCGGTTATACAAGCCGACCTTGCTGACAGATCCTCGTTGGTAAACGCCTTTAAAGGAGCCTATGCCGTATATGGCGTTACCATGCCATTGAATCCGAAAGGCAAGCTCGACACAGAGTATGAATGGCTGCAAGGACAGAACATCGTGGAGGCATGCGTTGCTAAAAACATTCAGCACCTTGTTCTGAGCACGGTGCTATATGTTGAAGAAGGGCAGGAAAAAACACTTACCTACGTGAAGCGAAAAGTAGATATTGAGGGCCTGGTAAAGGAAAAGAATATACCATACACCTTTCTCTGTCCCAGTTCATTTATGGACGATTTTGGTGGCGAGTATTTGCCTGTTAAAAAAAATGTAATTACGGGTACAGCTGCCAATGATGCGAAGCTACCCCATATAGCTTGCCGTGATATTGGCAAAATGGCGGCTTTAGCGTTTGCAGATCCTGACAATTTCAAAGGCAAAAAGCTAAATCTTATTGGTGATTTTATTTCAGGAAACGAACTCGCAGAAATAGCAACAAAATTATCGGATACCAAGACTTACAAGCATAAACCTGTTCCCCTACTTCTGATGTATCTGTTTGCCAGAGAATGGATTCCTTTAAGAAAACATTTTGAACGATGGGGCCGGGAACCCTATCCTGAAGAAATACTGCGAGCAATGAAACAGACCCGGGAGCTACTTCCCGAAGCATTGACATTTGAGCAGTATCTGAAGTGGAAAGGATGGGATAAGAAACTTTAG
- a CDS encoding tyrosine-type recombinase/integrase, whose translation MMKKNEGYLTDLREWLVLRNYSAATVSAYTTALGQFLAWRSSVGLGVTIAQEDARRYLLHRYDQGRRWQTINGDYSAMQKFFVHVLGQEWKVDHLPRPRKERSLPAVLSVQEVERLINAGKTYKHQVFMTLLYGTGLRLSEALNLEITHIDGERRQLRIVKGKGAKDRYVTIPECLLEILRGYYRVYRPGKFLFNGQYRNSRWAQRSAQYALEQARQAAGVERRVSPHLLRHCYATHHLEKGTNLVYLKDQMGHKNLKTTARYVHLCVEYHRQVKHPMEGMQLNFRPQQAG comes from the coding sequence ATGATGAAAAAGAATGAAGGTTATCTGACTGATCTGCGAGAATGGTTGGTACTGCGCAACTACAGTGCGGCAACAGTAAGCGCGTACACCACTGCGTTAGGTCAATTTTTAGCCTGGCGATCGTCGGTAGGTTTGGGGGTTACGATTGCGCAAGAGGATGCCCGGCGCTATTTGTTGCACCGCTATGATCAAGGCCGTCGTTGGCAGACCATCAATGGAGATTATTCGGCTATGCAAAAGTTTTTTGTACATGTATTGGGGCAGGAATGGAAGGTTGATCACCTGCCACGTCCGCGCAAAGAGCGAAGTCTGCCGGCCGTGTTGTCGGTGCAGGAGGTGGAACGGCTTATCAACGCGGGTAAGACTTACAAGCACCAGGTTTTTATGACCTTGTTGTACGGTACGGGTCTGAGGTTGAGCGAAGCGTTGAACCTGGAGATCACGCACATAGACGGCGAACGTCGACAGCTAAGGATCGTAAAAGGAAAAGGAGCCAAAGACCGCTATGTGACCATACCGGAATGCCTGCTGGAGATACTGCGCGGCTACTACCGGGTGTATCGCCCGGGTAAATTCCTGTTCAATGGCCAATACCGCAACAGCCGCTGGGCGCAGCGCAGTGCCCAATACGCACTGGAGCAGGCCAGGCAGGCTGCGGGTGTGGAAAGGCGGGTGTCGCCCCACCTGTTGCGGCATTGCTACGCGACGCACCATTTGGAAAAAGGCACCAACCTCGTATATTTGAAGGATCAAATGGGCCATAAAAACCTCAAAACTACGGCTCGTTATGTGCATCTATGTGTAGAATACCATCGGCAAGTGAAACACCCAATGGAGGGTATGCAGCTGAATTTTCGGCCCCAACAGGCGGGATAG
- a CDS encoding transposase produces the protein MTAVLHTWGSDLKHHVHVHCLVTWGGYDEQTGQWHWPKVKGKLLKYRLVRRTFRDNYLSMLQSWMKDERHENPVYHQSYESLSAEVIKKQWVVNQQPPTAKAEVINAYLSRYICRIGISDKRIVYDASKQEVRLEYKDYRQQKAGQAAPIAYRSLTPLLAIDMILQHVVPAYFRRTRNYGLHFTTTRMRLEDKLPQEVKKNPDTVCELIRLLKALLRQQLPACESCGSTAVPKEEQVPPDMEYVRRYLYLGRRAPPAPTQMQTGVANKAA, from the coding sequence ATGACGGCAGTACTACACACGTGGGGTTCAGACCTGAAGCACCACGTCCATGTGCACTGCCTGGTAACCTGGGGCGGGTATGACGAGCAAACAGGGCAATGGCATTGGCCCAAAGTGAAGGGTAAGCTACTAAAGTATCGCTTGGTGCGGCGCACATTCCGCGACAATTACCTTTCCATGCTCCAATCCTGGATGAAGGACGAGCGCCACGAAAACCCCGTTTACCACCAGTCATACGAATCACTGAGTGCTGAGGTGATAAAAAAGCAATGGGTGGTGAACCAGCAGCCACCGACGGCGAAGGCGGAGGTGATCAACGCCTACCTGAGCCGCTATATATGCCGCATCGGGATATCGGACAAACGCATAGTCTATGATGCCTCCAAACAAGAGGTACGCCTAGAGTACAAGGACTACCGCCAGCAAAAAGCAGGACAGGCAGCACCTATAGCCTATCGGTCCCTCACTCCACTATTGGCCATAGATATGATATTACAGCATGTAGTGCCCGCCTACTTTCGCCGCACGCGAAACTACGGTCTGCATTTTACCACCACACGGATGCGTCTGGAAGACAAACTGCCCCAAGAAGTAAAGAAAAATCCCGACACGGTATGCGAGCTGATCCGGTTGCTCAAAGCATTGCTACGCCAGCAGTTGCCGGCATGTGAATCGTGTGGGAGTACGGCAGTGCCGAAAGAGGAGCAGGTGCCCCCAGACATGGAATATGTAAGGCGGTATCTGTATTTGGGTCGGCGAGCCCCACCGGCACCTACCCAAATGCAGACAGGCGTAGCAAATAAGGCGGCATAA
- a CDS encoding LLM class flavin-dependent oxidoreductase — protein sequence MKKKIEFGISTFADVMPDPHTGITISQAERIRQVVDDIVLADKLGVDFYGVGEHHRREFAASSPAIVLAAAAGNTKHITLGSTVTVLSTSDPIRVYQDFATIDAISDGRAELLVGRGAFTESFPLFGFDLNQYDLLFDERLELLLKARDNEFVTWSGKTRSPIDNLGVYPRTEKPLNISMALGGSRSTVIKAGKLGLPVVLAMLGGNIVDFSNYAKLYRAVAQESGHDSDKLKFSVHAHGFVLNNSKETADTFFPYIQYYRNHLLGERGFPPYTRSDFDYARSSGQGLFVGGPEEVADKIMLLIKHLNIDRFIIQMPLATMPHDIVKEAIGVYATKVIPLVKEKIEAGTI from the coding sequence ATGAAAAAGAAAATTGAATTTGGCATTTCCACCTTTGCCGATGTTATGCCCGACCCACATACGGGCATAACTATATCACAAGCAGAACGCATTCGACAAGTGGTTGATGACATTGTCTTGGCTGACAAGTTGGGAGTTGACTTTTATGGCGTAGGCGAGCATCATAGACGAGAATTTGCGGCTTCATCGCCAGCGATAGTGTTGGCTGCGGCTGCGGGAAATACCAAACACATTACATTGGGTAGTACCGTCACAGTTTTATCGACCAGCGATCCCATTCGTGTGTATCAGGACTTTGCTACAATTGATGCCATCAGTGATGGACGAGCAGAATTGCTGGTTGGTCGTGGTGCATTTACCGAATCATTTCCTTTGTTTGGTTTCGACCTCAATCAATACGATTTATTGTTTGATGAACGACTTGAATTGTTACTTAAAGCAAGAGATAACGAATTTGTTACTTGGAGCGGAAAAACGAGAAGTCCGATTGACAACTTAGGCGTTTATCCACGTACCGAAAAACCATTGAACATCTCTATGGCCTTGGGTGGTTCGCGGAGTACAGTCATTAAAGCGGGAAAACTTGGACTTCCCGTGGTTTTAGCTATGTTAGGTGGCAATATTGTTGATTTCAGTAATTACGCAAAATTGTATCGCGCAGTAGCACAAGAAAGTGGACACGATTCGGATAAATTAAAATTCAGCGTTCACGCACACGGTTTTGTGCTTAACAACAGCAAAGAAACTGCCGACACATTTTTTCCATACATACAGTATTACAGAAATCACTTATTGGGAGAACGTGGTTTTCCGCCTTACACAAGAAGCGACTTTGATTACGCACGTTCCTCAGGACAAGGATTATTTGTAGGTGGACCCGAAGAAGTAGCTGACAAAATTATGCTACTTATCAAACATTTGAACATTGACAGGTTTATAATTCAAATGCCATTGGCGACTATGCCGCACGATATTGTTAAAGAAGCAATTGGGGTTTATGCCACAAAAGTAATTCCGCTTGTTAAAGAAAAGATTGAAGCGGGAACTATTTAA
- a CDS encoding helix-turn-helix domain-containing protein has translation MSTISQLDQVKKCSGEFVLAVNDTMNVLNGKWKLPIIGSLLYGKKRFKELEREIPKITPRMLSKELKDLEVNSIVTRTVYNTIPVTVEYELTESGNTLNTVLDAMIAWGLQHRKMIIGKKEKVVETVSV, from the coding sequence ATGAGCACAATATCACAATTGGATCAGGTAAAGAAGTGTTCGGGAGAGTTTGTTTTAGCCGTAAACGACACGATGAACGTGTTGAACGGCAAATGGAAATTGCCTATAATAGGTTCTTTGCTCTATGGCAAAAAACGCTTCAAGGAATTGGAAAGGGAAATTCCTAAAATCACGCCCCGTATGCTTTCCAAAGAACTGAAAGACCTGGAAGTCAACAGCATTGTAACCCGCACTGTTTATAATACCATACCTGTTACGGTAGAGTATGAACTGACAGAATCGGGAAACACCCTCAATACGGTTTTGGATGCCATGATAGCATGGGGCTTGCAACACCGCAAAATGATTATCGGAAAAAAGGAGAAGGTTGTGGAAACTGTCAGTGTTTAA
- a CDS encoding SDR family oxidoreductase, with product MSKILITGATGQLGKSTINFLLEKGVAANQISALARDEAKAAELKSKGVDVKIGNYDDFDSLRSAMQGVETLLLISSSEMTKSRAVQHINAIKAAKESGVKHIIYTGFMRTHDDPKSPLWFIAEDHVKTEKYLKESGIAYTLFANGFYLDMLMDFVGEQVLETKTIFVPAGDGKINMVLRNEIAEALANVLTTGGHENKTYNIGIEQPVSFGEVAKYISEITGVSINYVSPEPEVYQQTLMQYGVPEMYARMFAAFAVAFAADTMNVPTTELTQLLGRKPTSVQEFLLNKFEI from the coding sequence ATGAGCAAAATATTAATCACGGGTGCAACCGGACAGCTAGGAAAGTCAACAATTAACTTTCTGCTTGAAAAAGGTGTTGCAGCAAATCAAATTTCAGCTTTGGCAAGAGATGAAGCAAAGGCAGCAGAATTAAAATCTAAGGGTGTAGATGTAAAAATAGGCAACTATGATGATTTTGATTCCCTTCGCTCTGCTATGCAAGGCGTAGAAACTTTGCTACTAATTTCTTCAAGCGAAATGACAAAAAGCAGAGCGGTGCAGCACATCAATGCGATCAAAGCTGCAAAAGAAAGTGGTGTGAAGCATATCATCTATACGGGCTTTATGAGAACCCATGACGACCCAAAATCTCCGCTTTGGTTTATAGCAGAAGATCATGTGAAAACCGAAAAATACCTGAAAGAATCCGGTATTGCTTATACCCTTTTTGCAAACGGGTTTTATTTGGATATGCTAATGGATTTCGTAGGTGAACAGGTATTAGAAACCAAAACCATTTTTGTTCCGGCAGGTGATGGAAAAATAAATATGGTACTGCGAAACGAAATTGCAGAAGCACTTGCTAATGTTTTAACTACGGGCGGTCACGAAAATAAAACATACAACATTGGAATCGAGCAACCAGTGTCGTTTGGAGAAGTTGCGAAGTACATTTCTGAAATTACCGGAGTTTCTATAAACTATGTTTCTCCCGAACCAGAAGTGTATCAGCAAACCTTAATGCAATATGGTGTACCTGAGATGTATGCACGCATGTTTGCAGCATTTGCAGTTGCTTTTGCAGCCGATACTATGAATGTTCCTACAACTGAATTGACTCAACTACTCGGTCGTAAACCAACTTCAGTTCAAGAATTTCTTTTGAATAAATTTGAAATTTAA